One window of the Buchnera aphidicola (Meitanaphis flavogallis) genome contains the following:
- the gloB gene encoding hydroxyacylglutathione hydrolase, whose amino-acid sequence MKIKYIPILKDNYVWIIINHNNLCIIIDPGDYIPVINTIKKLNVHPIAILVTHHHRDHTGGIEKLLEIYPNLLIYGPNEAKKFSVNKVCKDNDCINILNYKFKILFTPGHTSGHISYYTKPYLFCGDTLFSGGCGKIQTGLTLKMYNSLKKIMKLPDNTLIYCAHEYTFENLKFTNSIFLNNNEVSDFYKKIKIMHSNKLCSLPSKLSTEKKINPFLNLDKMAIKKSTKIHKDLMFQLNILQKLRKMKEEYKK is encoded by the coding sequence ATGAAAATCAAATACATTCCTATATTAAAAGATAACTATGTTTGGATAATAATAAATCATAATAATTTATGTATCATTATTGATCCAGGTGATTATATACCAGTCATTAATACAATTAAAAAACTTAATGTACATCCTATAGCTATTTTAGTTACGCATCATCATCGTGATCACACTGGAGGAATTGAGAAATTATTAGAAATTTATCCTAATTTATTAATTTATGGTCCAAACGAAGCAAAAAAATTTAGTGTAAATAAAGTATGTAAAGATAACGATTGTATTAATATTTTAAACTATAAATTTAAAATTTTATTTACTCCTGGCCATACTTCTGGACATATCTCTTATTATACAAAACCATATTTATTTTGTGGTGATACATTATTTTCTGGAGGATGTGGAAAAATACAAACAGGGTTGACACTAAAAATGTATAATTCACTTAAAAAAATTATGAAACTTCCTGATAACACTTTAATTTACTGCGCTCATGAGTATACGTTTGAAAATTTAAAATTTACTAACTCTATTTTTTTAAATAATAATGAAGTATCAGACTTTTACAAAAAAATTAAGATCATGCATTCAAACAAACTTTGCTCACTTCCTAGCAAATTAAGTACAGAAAAGAAAATAAATCCATTTTTAAATTTAGATAAAATGGCAATTAAAAAGTCTACAAAAATTCATAAAGATTTGATGTTTCAATTAAACATCTTGCAGAAATTAAGAAAAATGAAGGAAGAATACAAAAAATAG
- the rnhA gene encoding ribonuclease HI: MTKFVKIFSDGSCLGNPGPGGCSSIIKCKNHKKIISAGFYFTTNNRMELMGVIIALEKIQKPCNIEITVDSQYVKKGILLWIKNWKRNNWKTTKNKPVKNIDLWSRLNIISNLHHMSWHWIKGHSGHIENEKCNDLAQHYAKNPTLEDTGYIS; this comes from the coding sequence ATGACAAAATTTGTTAAAATATTTTCAGATGGATCTTGTTTAGGTAATCCAGGTCCTGGAGGTTGTAGTTCAATAATTAAATGTAAAAATCATAAAAAAATTATTAGTGCAGGTTTTTATTTTACTACAAACAATCGAATGGAACTCATGGGAGTAATAATAGCATTAGAAAAAATTCAAAAACCATGTAATATAGAAATTACTGTTGACAGTCAATATGTGAAAAAAGGAATTTTATTATGGATAAAAAACTGGAAACGTAATAATTGGAAAACCACAAAAAATAAGCCAGTCAAAAACATCGATTTATGGTCTCGCTTAAACATCATATCAAATTTACATCATATGAGTTGGCATTGGATCAAAGGTCATTCGGGACACATAGAAAATGAAAAATGTAATGATTTAGCACAACATTATGCAAAAAACCCAACTTTGGAAGATACTGGATATATATCTTAA